Part of the Bacteriovorax stolpii genome, TAAAGCGTACAACTGCAAGTGACCTGACAGACAACGGAAACGATGGAAGTCTTTGGGGAAGTGCTGATCCAAACGCTTTTCTATTTGCAACCAGTAAGAGCAAAAGCTCTGGAGACATTATTCAGATCAACGTTTTAGCAAAACTTAGAAATGAAATCACGCTAGAGCTAAAACGCGCTTTCCCGGACAACCCGTACGAAGCAAAACCAGCAGGGGATGAGAAGAAGGCTGATGCAGCGGCACCAGCTCCGACAACGGCAGCAGCTAAACCTGCAGACGCGGCAACTGATGCGAACTCTACGGATAAAATCTCAGGTGTAGTTGTTGAAGAAATCAATCGCGAGCACTTACTGATTAAAGGAAGAAAGAACGTTCTATATAAAAACAGAAAGAGAATGGTTGAAGTTCAGGCACTAGTCTCTAGAAAAGATATTACAGACGATGACGTTGTAAACTCTGACTCTATCATTGAATCAAACGTTTCTGTTGTGAGGTAATTAATGAAAGTATGTGCACTGGCCCTTACTCTACTTTTAACGACTCCAGTTTTTGCTGCTCCTTCTAGACTTAAGGACATCACAACGGTTAAAGGAGTTCGTGAAAACCCTGTCATCGGATACGGTTTGGTTATCGGTCTTAATGGCACAGGAGATGCTGGTGGAGAAATCACTAACTCTTCTCTTAAAAAAATGTTTGAGAAACTAGGTTTAAATCCTAAGTCTGAAATTACATCTAAAAACGTAGCAGCTGTTGTTGTTACAGGAAAGCTTCCTCCATTTGCCCGCGTAGGACAAAAAATTGACCTTGTCGTTTCAAGTATCGGAGACGCTTCTTCTCTTGCTGGTGGAACACTGCTAGTGACTCCACTTAAAGCAGGTGATGGGAATATTTATGCTGTAGCCAGCGGTCCCCTTTCAATTGGTGGATTAAAAAAAGGGGCTAAGTTTGCGACGACTGCAACTCTTCCAAGTGGAGCAACTGTTGAGCGTGAAGTGATCACTGAATTTGAAAAGAAAAATTCACTAAGATTAAGTCTTAATATCCCCGACTTCACAACTGCTGCCCGCGTGGAAAAAGTGATCAATGAAGAACTAGGTGGAAAGTTTGCTTCGGCAAAAGACTCAACGACGATTGATCTGGTTGTTCCAAACCAGTACGAAAGAAACATCGTGCAGTTAATGGCGATCATCGAAAACTTCAAAGTAAACACTGACTCTGCTGCCAAGATCGTTATCAACGAAAGAACCGGAACAATCGTGGCCGGTGGAGACGTTATGGTAAAACCAGTGGCCATCAGCCACGGGGACCTGACAATCGAGGTTAAGGGCGAAGGCGATGCTAAGGCCGCTAAACCTGGTTCAGTCTATTACATGGAAAAAGGTACAACCTTGAGTGAATTAGTCAAAAGTTTAAATGCTTTTGGTGTAGCTCCAGAAGATTTGATCTCTATCTTTCAAACACTTAAACGAGACGGAGCTCTCGTGGGTGAAATTGAACTGATCTAAGGTCAGACTTTGTAAATTTTATATCTAGCTATAGATCACTCATTGATGCTAAAATTTTTAAGACTTCGTACTCATAAGCTTAGGAAGAGTAAAAATGAGTGATACTAAAATCAATCCCCAAATTAACCGCGGTATTTCCGTCAATGATCAGGTAAAGCCTAAAGAGCTTAACCAAGGCAGAACTATTGATGACCGCCAGTACATCCCAAAACAATTCAAAGACGTCGCTGCAAGCATGGAACAACAGTTTGCGGAAATGATGGTTGAGCAAATGGCCAAGACTGTTGATGAAGCTGATTCCGAAGGCGGCGGCGGGATGGCCATGGACTATTACAAGTCCCTACAGAAGGGCGAACGTGCCAAAGCTCTGACAGAGCAAAACAATCTGGGACTTCAAGACATGATTTTGAACCAGATTTATCCCAAAAGAATGCGAAATGAGGTAGCTTTAAGGCAATATGAAGCCCAGGCGAACCGCATACACCAGAATTTGCCTAGCTATAAAATTGACAGGAAAACGGATACAATTGAAATGGGGAAGAATGATTCTACCCCAATGTCTGATGAAAAAGCTCTTTCAGACAAGAATGAAAGCGGAGGCTTACAATGAGCAAAGTTGACAGTACATCATCTCGCTCGATCTTCCTTCCAAACAAACGCGAAAGCGGAAAAGTTGGATCTACAGGTCTTACAAGAAATTCAGATATCAGAAGAGAAGAGCTAGAAACATTCTCGAAAAATGATTCAAAAGTAGATATCCCTGATGCAATCAAGGACTTCTCTCGCATTAAAAAAGTAGCTGATGCTGCTCCTGCGATCGATAACACAGATAAAATTGCACGCTTAAAAGCTCAAATCGCAGCGGGAACATACAATGTAGACGCTGGGGATTTAGCAGATAAAATCATGGAACAAGAGTTTTAAGACTCTCCCTGAATTTAATCGATATCTAGGATGGATCATCGAATGAAAGATAAACTGGCCCTACTCTATTTTGAAGTCACCAATCTATGGAAGCAGTTCTGTGAAGAGCACAACGAGCTTTTCAATCTTACGTGTGACGAATACTCGCTTCTTTTAAAAAGCGACCTTGAGCTATTAGAAGAAAAAATCAACGAAAAAAATGAATGTATCGCTCGCATCGGGACTCTGGAAATGATGAGAAGAGACCTGATTAAAGATATCAGCGCTCTTTATCCTGAAAAAAATATCGACAGCGTTTCAGCACTGCTGGAAGTTATGTCGAACTACGAAATTGAAAGCAATCAAAAACACCTGTTCCGTTTCAATGCATTGTTAATCGACATCATTGAAAAGATTCAGGCGCAAAATAAACGCAACCAACTTTTTATCAACAAAGCACTACACTCACTTCAGCAAATTCGCATCGAAGCCTCGGGAAAGAAAAACTACTCGACTTATTCTGCGAAGGGCTCTGCGGTAACGACGAGCACGTAAGGAGAAGATGTGGCTGATTTATTAGGCATTGGGAAATCCGGTCTTAACGTTTCAAAGAAAGCCCTTGAGGTGACCGGGCACAACTTGTCTAACGTCAACACTGAAGGCTACTCGCGCCAGCGTGTCATGCAGTCTACGGCCATTCCTGTTTCTGTCGGAGGATTCGTTCAAGGAACCGGGGTAAAAGTTGATGGTGTTAGACGCTTTAACGATGAATTCATCGACAAGCGCTTAAACACCGCTCTTGCTAACAATAAATTCTACGAAGCCAGAACTGAGCACCTTGAGCAAGTTGAAAACATCTTCAACGAGCTGGACTCAGACGGATTAAACCAGGTTATCAACAAATTCTTTAACTCATTTAGAGAGCTTGCCAATCAACCAGAAAACGAAACGATCAGATCAGTTGTTCGCGACAACGCGAACCTGGTTATTAAAGACTTCCGACGTATCCGCGGAACTCTTGATACTCAATCAGGAAACATCGACAGAAAGATTCAAAACTCTGTTGCTGATGTTAACCAGCTTCTTCGTCACATTGCTGACCTTAACGGAAAGATTACGACGATTGAAGCCGCTCAAGGTGAAACCGGAGACCTTCGCGACCAACGCGACATGGCCCTAAGAAACCTTTCTGAAAATTTTAAAATTCACACTTATGTTGATGAAAAAAATCGCTTTATCGTAACAGCTCAGGGAATCGGGACACTGGTAACAGGTCTTCACGTTCAGGAGCTAGGTACTGTCACTCAGAATAAAAACGATTCTAGTAACGGAATGAATGGTTCCGTTGAAGTTGTTTTAAAAGACCGTCCATCACAAAAGATCACTGACCTTTTTAAAGGCGGAACGTTAGCGGCGATTATTAAAGTAAGAAATGAAGACTTAAAAAAACTGCAAAACGATATCGATGGAATCGCCTACCAATTCACGTCTTCAGTAAACTCTATCCACCGCCAGGGATTCGTTAACCGCCAAATCACTATTGGTGCAGATGGAAAACCTGCGGCCGTAGACCACAAAGGTTTAACGACAGGTCTCGATTTCTTTAAGCAGCCTCTTTCAGTAGAAGAGGCCGGTAACGAAATCGATCTTTCAGATTCTGTTAAAGCGGACCTCAGTAACATTGCGGCAGCTCTTTCGCCAAATGCTCCGGGTGATAACCGTGTAGCGATTGCGATTTCAAAACTTCAGCACGAAAGAATTTCAGGTGACGGAAGCGTGACCCTGGAAGAAAAATACTTACAGACGATTGGTAATATCGGTCTGGAAACAGGTAAAGCGCGCATCGACTCTGAACAGGCCACGGGAATTCTTGCTCAGGCAAACAGTCTAAGAGAGAGATTAACGGGTGTTTCAATCGATGAAGAAACGGCCAACATGATTCGCTTCCAGCAAGCCTACCAGGCTTCAGCGAAGATCATGCAGGCTGCAGATGATATGTTTAAAACAGTACTGGAATTAAAACGCTAGTTGGATAAATAAATGACAAGAGTTTCAGAAAACAGTTCAACCGCCTCTCTTCAATACGCTTTAAATAAAACGAAAGCGAAAGTTGAAGATTTACAATTAAAGGGTTCAACCCTTAAGGCGATCACGCGTCCTTCTGACAACCCGGTCAGTAACGTTGAGGCCATGGCCCTGACATCTTCAACCAACGACAACCTTCAGTATTTAAAGAATGCTGACTTCGCTCTTTTAAACCTGAGCGTGAGTGAAAAATCAGTTGAAGAACTGACAGATATTATCGTTAAAGCAAAAGAAATTGCCATCGCCCAGTCTTCTGACTTCTTCAACGCCGACGTACGAAAGAACGTTGCAAACGAAGTTCAGCAGCTCTACAACCAGGCACTGGCCATCGCCAATAAAAAAGTTGGAATCAAGCATATCTTCTCTGGAACCAGCACGCTGACAGTTCCTTTCGATGGAAACGGTAATTACAAAGGTGATAAAGGACATATCTCGCTTGAAGTTTCGAGAAATTTCTTCGTGCCTATCAACCTGACAGGTGAAGAAGTTTTCTACAATACGACCGACACTGTAAAAGCTGAAAACCCATTGGAGAAATTTGATCAGTTCAAAGACGCTCCTTCGGTTAAGCTTAACCGCGACCTGGCCTCAGTTGAATCCGAAGGCGCGAAAGTCGAAGGTGCTGAAGGCACTGAAGATGGATTTAAATCACGCGATAATATTTTCTCTCAACTTCAGGCACTAACGAGTGCACTTGAAAATAACGATCCTCAAATGATTCAAGGTCTCCTTGAAAAATTTGACAATACAGTCTCTCGCCTTGTTACCCTGAGAACTCGTATCGGATCGATCACAAACTCTGTAGAATCGTCAAAGAACAACCTTTCCAACGAAAATATCGAGCATGCTTCCAGACGCAGTG contains:
- a CDS encoding flagellar basal body L-ring protein FlgH; this translates as MKMRNAILLSSLTLFASCSSFMDGMYRDLDRQERVYADEEEQNQPYPDQFDQYRKNTKRRTSSVYNKPGRNRGDTVSTGSQRILNPEVKRQYQDERVALKRTTASDLTDNGNDGSLWGSADPNAFLFATSKSKSSGDIIQINVLAKLRNEITLELKRAFPDNPYEAKPAGDEKKADAAAPAPTTAAAKPADAATDANSTDKISGVVVEEINREHLLIKGRKNVLYKNRKRMVEVQALVSRKDITDDDVVNSDSIIESNVSVVR
- a CDS encoding flagellar basal body P-ring protein FlgI, with amino-acid sequence MKVCALALTLLLTTPVFAAPSRLKDITTVKGVRENPVIGYGLVIGLNGTGDAGGEITNSSLKKMFEKLGLNPKSEITSKNVAAVVVTGKLPPFARVGQKIDLVVSSIGDASSLAGGTLLVTPLKAGDGNIYAVASGPLSIGGLKKGAKFATTATLPSGATVEREVITEFEKKNSLRLSLNIPDFTTAARVEKVINEELGGKFASAKDSTTIDLVVPNQYERNIVQLMAIIENFKVNTDSAAKIVINERTGTIVAGGDVMVKPVAISHGDLTIEVKGEGDAKAAKPGSVYYMEKGTTLSELVKSLNAFGVAPEDLISIFQTLKRDGALVGEIELI
- a CDS encoding rod-binding protein encodes the protein MSDTKINPQINRGISVNDQVKPKELNQGRTIDDRQYIPKQFKDVAASMEQQFAEMMVEQMAKTVDEADSEGGGGMAMDYYKSLQKGERAKALTEQNNLGLQDMILNQIYPKRMRNEVALRQYEAQANRIHQNLPSYKIDRKTDTIEMGKNDSTPMSDEKALSDKNESGGLQ
- the flgM gene encoding flagellar biosynthesis anti-sigma factor FlgM is translated as MSKVDSTSSRSIFLPNKRESGKVGSTGLTRNSDIRREELETFSKNDSKVDIPDAIKDFSRIKKVADAAPAIDNTDKIARLKAQIAAGTYNVDAGDLADKIMEQEF
- the flgN gene encoding flagellar export chaperone FlgN, with translation MKDKLALLYFEVTNLWKQFCEEHNELFNLTCDEYSLLLKSDLELLEEKINEKNECIARIGTLEMMRRDLIKDISALYPEKNIDSVSALLEVMSNYEIESNQKHLFRFNALLIDIIEKIQAQNKRNQLFINKALHSLQQIRIEASGKKNYSTYSAKGSAVTTST
- the flgK gene encoding flagellar hook-associated protein FlgK: MADLLGIGKSGLNVSKKALEVTGHNLSNVNTEGYSRQRVMQSTAIPVSVGGFVQGTGVKVDGVRRFNDEFIDKRLNTALANNKFYEARTEHLEQVENIFNELDSDGLNQVINKFFNSFRELANQPENETIRSVVRDNANLVIKDFRRIRGTLDTQSGNIDRKIQNSVADVNQLLRHIADLNGKITTIEAAQGETGDLRDQRDMALRNLSENFKIHTYVDEKNRFIVTAQGIGTLVTGLHVQELGTVTQNKNDSSNGMNGSVEVVLKDRPSQKITDLFKGGTLAAIIKVRNEDLKKLQNDIDGIAYQFTSSVNSIHRQGFVNRQITIGADGKPAAVDHKGLTTGLDFFKQPLSVEEAGNEIDLSDSVKADLSNIAAALSPNAPGDNRVAIAISKLQHERISGDGSVTLEEKYLQTIGNIGLETGKARIDSEQATGILAQANSLRERLTGVSIDEETANMIRFQQAYQASAKIMQAADDMFKTVLELKR
- the flgL gene encoding flagellar hook-associated protein FlgL, whose amino-acid sequence is MTRVSENSSTASLQYALNKTKAKVEDLQLKGSTLKAITRPSDNPVSNVEAMALTSSTNDNLQYLKNADFALLNLSVSEKSVEELTDIIVKAKEIAIAQSSDFFNADVRKNVANEVQQLYNQALAIANKKVGIKHIFSGTSTLTVPFDGNGNYKGDKGHISLEVSRNFFVPINLTGEEVFYNTTDTVKAENPLEKFDQFKDAPSVKLNRDLASVESEGAKVEGAEGTEDGFKSRDNIFSQLQALTSALENNDPQMIQGLLEKFDNTVSRLVTLRTRIGSITNSVESSKNNLSNENIEHASRRSALVDADVTELFSDINKQQAILKTTYQASQGLMNQSLMDFLRR